In Zea mays cultivar B73 chromosome 7, Zm-B73-REFERENCE-NAM-5.0, whole genome shotgun sequence, the following proteins share a genomic window:
- the LOC103632602 gene encoding proline-rich receptor-like protein kinase PERK7 encodes MRSPAAPGPSHDSLDSSPPAPGFRSYQQTKLAELDLDSSLSPATAAPGSQPTPSESPLPAPTPTPAPAATGLLIPIPARPVLAPYSQPASSSGSPADKSVAGIAAGSAAAGALLIVLLVAVGLYVASPIWKRRTGRDRRGAGSSGGGGASQHESQKRHSAVQIEVEVTPPPTASSSSWATSRDSHKPDTHGDGAGPRVQVQPVPGAGGGDYEVRFRGAFTYEQLAAATDGFSESSLVGRGGFGDVHVGTVDGAAVAVKRLRAGSQQGDREFQAELRIISRVHHRNLVSLVGYCVGDGGQRLLVYEFVPNLTLHHHLHAFSTTGEVETVLGWPTRWKIAVGAAKGLAYLHEDCHPRIIHRDIKAANILLDPDFNPKVSDFGMAKFVPSRGDTHIATRIVGTIGYLAPEYATSGRLSEKSDVFSFGVVLLELVTGMSAALSSDREEGTLVGWARPLLTKAMELHDYDELVDPLLPSFDAKQMACLVRCAAAAVSTSARHRPRMSQIVKHLEGDASTEPLGQTGSSHGPGGDTSAQFHSYSKIRASRSSDATRGHWVTVLSPMHGTVPSDLVRHGHNSNSATAHKTRI; translated from the exons GTTACCAGCAGACAAAACTGGCGGAGCTTGATCTGGATTCATCCTTGTCGCCGGCCACCGCGGCGCCAGGTTCGCAGCCTACTCCATCGGAGTCGCCGCTGCCAGCTCCGACACCAACACCTGCGCCCGCGGCGACAGGGCTGCTGATACCAATACCAGCGCGGCCAGTGCTTGCTCCATATTCCCAGCCGGCGTCTTCATCGGGTTCACCTGCCGACAAGTCAGTGGCGGGCATTGCTGCTGGCTCAGCTGCTGCGGGCGCCCTTCTCATCGTGCTACTGGTAGCAGTTGGTTTGTATGTGGCGTCGCCTATTTGGAAGAGGCGCACTGGGCGTGACCGCAGGGGAGCAGGCAGCTCCGGTGGCGGCGGTGCCTCACAACATGAATCGCAGAAACGCCACTCTGCTGTTCAAATCGAGGTCGAAGTGACGCCGCCGCCAACAGCGTCATCATCGTCCTGGGCTACTTCCAGAGACAGCCACAAGCCGGACACGCACGGCGACGGAGCGGGACCGCGCGTGCAGGTGCAGCCCGTGCCTGGAGCTGGAGGTGGCGACTACGAGGTCCGGTTTAGAGGCGCGTTCACCTACGAGCAGCTGGCCGCCGCGACGGACGGCTTCTCGGAGTCCAGCCTCGTCGGGCGCGGCGGGTTCGGCGACGTGCACGTCGGCACGGTGGACGGCGCCGCGGTGGCCGTGAAGCGGCTGCGGGCAGGGAGCCAGCAGGGGGACCGGGAGTTCCAGGCGGAGCTGCGGATCATCAGCCGCGTGCACCACCGCAACCTCGTCTCGCTCGTCGGCTACTGCGTTGGCGACGGCGGCCAGCGCCTGCTCGTCTACGAGTTCGTGCCCAACTTGACGCTGCACCACCACTTGCACG CATTCAGCACAACAGGGGAGGTTGAAACAGTACTCGGTTGGCCGACTAGATGGAAAATTGCTGTTGGAGCTGCAAAAGGCTTGGCCTACCTTCATGAGGACT GTCATCCCAGAATCATCCACCGCGACATCAAGGCAGCCAACATTTTGCTTGACCCTGACTTCAACCCCAAG GTTTCTGATTTTGGTATGGCAAAATTCGTACCTAGTAGAGGGGATACTCACATTGCAACAAGGATCGTTGGAACTATTGG ATACCTCGCACCCGAGTACGCCACATCCGGCAGGCTTAGCGAGAAATCCGACGTGTTTTCTTTTGGCGTCGTGCTGCTGGAGCTCGTCACCGGCATGAGCGCCGCCCTGTCGTCGGATCGGGAAGAAGGCACTCTAGTAGGCTGG GCACGGCCGTTGCTCACCAAGGCCATGGAGCTCCACGACTACGACGAGCTCGTCGACCCACTGCTGCCGAGCTTCGACGCCAAGCAGATGGCGTGTCTGGTCCGGTGCGCCGCGGCCGCGGTCAGCACGTCGGCACGCCACCGACCGCGGATGAGCCAG ATCGTCAAGCACTTGGAGGGCGACGCCTCTACAGAGCCCTTGGGTCAGACTGGTTCCAGTCACGGGCCCGGCGGGGACACTTCGGCCCAGTTTCATAGCTACAGCAAGATAAGGGCGTCGAGAAGCTCGGACGCGACGCGAGGGCATTGGGTCACCGTTCTGAGCCCAATGCATGGCACGGTCCCTAGTGATTTAGTACGACACGGTCATAATTCAAATAGTGCCACTGCCCATAAGACACGGATCTAG